The Glutamicibacter mishrai DNA window AGCACCACAAGTTCGACTGAGTATCGGCGCGTGATCGCCAATATCTAACGATCACGGGGAAGCGACGTCTAGGGCATCCCTCTACGAATTAGTCTCCCAAAACAATCTTTCAGAAGCAGCACATACAAGAAAGTGGCAGCGTTCGCGAATGCGAACGCTGCCACTTTTTCAGTGCGCTACTGCGAGACCTTCAGGTCCTGGGCAATCTGCGAGATCTGGTTATCCCACATCGACAGCGCTGAACCGATGGCCATGTGCATATCCAGGTACTGGTAGGTTCCCAGACGGCCGCCGAAGAAGACATTCTCTTCCTTCTTGGCGAGCTCGCGGTAGGCCAGCAGTCCAGTGCGGTCCTCTGGAGTATTCACCGGGTAGTACGGCTCGTCGTCGCGTTCAGCGAAACGCGAGAACTCACGCATGATCACGGTCTTGTCCGTTGGGTAGCTGTCCTTGCGCTCCGGGTGGAAGTGCTTGAACTCGTGGATTCGCGTGAATTCCACGTCGGCATCCGGGTAGTTCATTACCGGGGTGCCCTGGTAATCGCCCACATTCAAAACTTCTTCTTCAAAGTCCAGGGTGCGCCAGGACAGGTTGCCTTCGCTGTAGTCGAAGTACCGGTCGATTGGACCGGTATAGACGATCGGCATCTTGCCAACCAATGCCTCCTTGTTTAAGGGCTGGCTGGTATCGAAGAAGTCGGTGTTCAGCTGAACGGTGATGTTCGGGTGATCAGCCATGCGCTCAATCCAGGCGGTGTAGCCGTCAACTGGCAATCCCTCGTACTTGTCATTGAAGTAGCGATTGTCGTAGTTGTAGCGCACTGGGAGTCGGCTGACGATATCGCCCGAGAGCTTTTCGGGGGAGGTCTGCCACTGCTTGGCGGTGTAGTGAGCGAAGAAGGCCTCGAACAATGGGCGTCCTACGAGGGCAATGCCCTTCTCGTAGAAATTCTTGGCGCTGTCTACCTCGAATTCCCCTGCCTGTTCCTTGACCAAGGCTCGGGCCTCGTCAGGGGTGTATGCGGCATTGAAGAACTGGTTGATAGTGTGCAGATTTACTGGGAGAGCGAAGGTCTGATTGTTGTGCGTCGAGTAAACCCGGTGTACGTAATTGGTGAAGCTGGTGAAGCGATTCACGTACTCCCAAACTCGTTCATTCGAGGTGTGGAAGAGGTGTGCTCCGTATCGATGAACTTCGATGCCGGTCTCTGGTTCTGCTTCGCTGTAGGCGTTTCCGCCAATGTGCGATCTCCTGTCGATAACGGTGACCTTGAGACCTGCGTCGGCAGCCCGTTCTGCAATCGTTAGACCAAAGAACCCGGACCCGACAACTAATAAATCTGTATCCATAGATGCTATCTATTCATTGCACAGTAACCGACTACCGTATGGAAGGTTAACCGAAGGTGTATTTCGCTCTAACAAACAGCCATATCGCCGAATTTCAAAGGTCGTGGAATTGATTTATTGGTAGCGTAGTTACTCGCGACCAGCAATTCGCCTGATATCGGCCCGTCGTAGCAGTGCCCCGTTCCCATAGGAACGAGAGGGCAGTCCCGCGGAACCGCCCGCCGGTTGCGCGCTAGTTAATGCATGATGCGTAAGACAAGGAATGAGGAACTTCCCCTTGGTGGATCCGAAGAACAAGTATGATGTAGCCGTCCTCGGATGGTGGTACGGCAAAAATTACGGATCAATTCTGACTTACTACGGTCTGAACCGCGCCATCGAAAATCTCGGACGTTCGGTACTTATGGTTCATGAACCACTGGGCTACAACGGCTTCCGAGTGCGTTGGCCAGACGACATCCTGTCTATGGATTTCGCTCGCCGAACCGGTTACCAGTACACCGAGCAGATGCATTACTCGCAGCTCGGAAAGCTCAATGAGCTGGCAGATAATTTTGTTGTCGGAAGCGACCAGCTGTGGAACCCGCTCATCGGCCGCGTCAACGATGACCTCTTCCTGGACTTCGTTGCTCCAGACCGCAACCGCGTAGCCTATGGCACGTCGTTCGGTAATCGCGGAACCGAGAAGTTCAAGCCAGAATTCATTGCCAAGCACGCCCAGAACCTGCAGAAGTTCAAAGCCATCTCAGTTCGAGAAAA harbors:
- the glf gene encoding UDP-galactopyranose mutase encodes the protein MDTDLLVVGSGFFGLTIAERAADAGLKVTVIDRRSHIGGNAYSEAEPETGIEVHRYGAHLFHTSNERVWEYVNRFTSFTNYVHRVYSTHNNQTFALPVNLHTINQFFNAAYTPDEARALVKEQAGEFEVDSAKNFYEKGIALVGRPLFEAFFAHYTAKQWQTSPEKLSGDIVSRLPVRYNYDNRYFNDKYEGLPVDGYTAWIERMADHPNITVQLNTDFFDTSQPLNKEALVGKMPIVYTGPIDRYFDYSEGNLSWRTLDFEEEVLNVGDYQGTPVMNYPDADVEFTRIHEFKHFHPERKDSYPTDKTVIMREFSRFAERDDEPYYPVNTPEDRTGLLAYRELAKKEENVFFGGRLGTYQYLDMHMAIGSALSMWDNQISQIAQDLKVSQ